A region from the Lolium perenne isolate Kyuss_39 chromosome 4, Kyuss_2.0, whole genome shotgun sequence genome encodes:
- the LOC127348444 gene encoding uncharacterized protein: MGACNSCEATAVAAVTGDAAVGEATAARVVLADGELQRFPGGTLASHAVKAAAAAASGAGACFLCSADGLELGGAVAAVAADEELQPGQLYFVLPAAMRRRPLRAEEMAALAIRASAALGADHHGPLVFPDSAAGGAPVRSREKGSRRRSRRTHSLGRDFVTDLGAIAE; the protein is encoded by the coding sequence ATGGGCGCGTGCAACTCGTGCGAggccacggcggtggcggcggtgacgGGGGACGCGGCGGTGGGTGAGGCGACGGCGGCGAGGGTCGTGCTCGCGGACGGCGAGCTGCAACGGTTCCCCGGGGGCACCCTGGCGTCGCATGCCGTGAAAGCAGCTGCAGCCGCCGCGAGCGGCGCGGGCGCGTGCTTCCTGTGCAGCGCCGACGGGCTCGAGCTCGGCGGCGCCGTGGCGGCAGTCGCTGCAGACGAGGAGCTACAGCCCGGGCAGCTCTACTTCGTGCTCCCCGCGGCCATGCGGCGGCGTCCGCTGCGGGCGGAGGAGATGGCCGCGCTCGCCATCCGCGCCAGCGCCGCGCTGGGGGCCGACCACCACGGCCCGCTCGTCTTCCCGGACTCGGCCGCCGGAGGCGCCCCTGTGAGGAGCCGAGAGAAGGGGTCCCGGCGCCGCTCGCGGAGGACGCACAGCCTGGGCCGAGACTTCGTGACAGACCTCGGCGCCATTGCAGAGTAG